In Pontiella desulfatans, one DNA window encodes the following:
- a CDS encoding Lcl domain-containing protein, with translation MKRLLLIASAFASSAFALTYPIVDTGQTQAYGEDAGQDAHYLANAPSYKDNGDGTVTDLVTGLMWTKDPGDKMTYTDALKNAPKCKVGGHGDWRLPTIKELYSLIKLDGLDPDPMSRDESGLKPFIDDSIFNFTYGKEEDGERIIDSQFASGTKYVSTTMGKNETMFGVNFADGRIKGYPIKSRRGDKLFYVLYVRGNPDYGVNQFKDNGDGTITDAATGLTWMQADSGKGMDWPSALEYAEGMEFAGHSDWRLPNAKELQSIVDYTRSPDTTDSPAIDPIFESTAIKNEGGKKDFAHYWSSSTHASTRSSDTATYFAFGRSLGWMGPDGNKKLMDVHGAGSQRSDPKTGDASQFPEGRGPQGDVIRIDNMVRLVRGGVEKIDPPVAKEPKRGRRGGQLSQSRQTGQRSGGSFMEREDRNGDGKVSEDEFRGPMEHFILLDKNNDGYLSENEAPTGPPPERRR, from the coding sequence ATGAAACGTCTACTGTTGATAGCAAGCGCCTTCGCCTCCAGTGCTTTTGCACTCACCTACCCGATTGTCGATACCGGGCAAACCCAGGCCTACGGGGAAGATGCCGGGCAGGACGCCCACTACCTCGCCAACGCGCCGTCCTACAAAGACAACGGCGACGGCACCGTTACCGACCTTGTTACCGGCCTGATGTGGACAAAGGATCCCGGTGACAAGATGACCTATACCGACGCGCTGAAAAACGCTCCCAAATGCAAGGTCGGCGGCCATGGCGACTGGCGCCTGCCCACCATCAAGGAACTCTATTCGCTGATCAAACTCGATGGTCTCGACCCCGACCCGATGAGCCGCGACGAATCCGGCCTCAAACCCTTCATCGATGATTCCATCTTCAACTTCACCTACGGGAAAGAGGAGGACGGCGAGCGCATCATCGACTCCCAGTTTGCCTCCGGCACCAAGTATGTCAGCACCACCATGGGCAAAAATGAAACGATGTTCGGCGTCAACTTTGCCGACGGGCGGATCAAGGGCTATCCCATAAAGAGCCGCCGGGGCGACAAGCTGTTCTACGTCCTCTACGTCCGCGGCAACCCCGACTACGGCGTCAACCAATTCAAGGACAACGGCGACGGAACCATTACCGACGCGGCCACCGGCCTGACCTGGATGCAGGCCGACAGCGGCAAGGGCATGGACTGGCCATCAGCTCTCGAATATGCCGAGGGCATGGAATTCGCCGGGCATTCCGACTGGCGCCTGCCGAATGCGAAAGAGCTGCAGAGCATTGTCGACTACACCCGCTCGCCCGACACCACGGATTCCCCTGCCATTGATCCAATCTTTGAGTCAACGGCAATCAAGAACGAAGGCGGCAAGAAGGATTTCGCCCACTACTGGAGCAGCAGCACGCACGCCAGCACCCGTAGCTCCGACACCGCCACCTATTTCGCGTTCGGCCGCTCCCTCGGCTGGATGGGCCCCGACGGCAACAAGAAACTGATGGATGTCCACGGCGCAGGCTCGCAACGCTCCGACCCGAAAACCGGGGATGCCTCCCAATTCCCGGAAGGCCGCGGCCCGCAGGGCGATGTGATCCGGATCGACAACATGGTGCGCCTGGTTCGCGGCGGCGTGGAAAAGATCGATCCCCCCGTTGCCAAGGAACCCAAACGCGGGCGGCGCGGCGGACAACTGTCGCAGTCCCGGCAAACCGGCCAGAGAAGCGGAGGCTCTTTCATGGAACGCGAAGACCGCAATGGCGACGGCAAAGTCTCCGAGGATGAATTTCGGGGGCCGATGGAGCATTTTATCCTGCTCGATAAGAACAACGACGGATACCTTTCCGAAAACGAAGCCCCCACCGGCCCGCCACCCGAACGACGGAGATAA
- a CDS encoding DUF3592 domain-containing protein — protein MKQNVKYAAIWFLIGFALIKFLGWDQLADQRETAGWRKIEATVQSCNVTLAGNRSDYNLGIQFRADIDDSIHSYTCFRSSGPKGQMDKLAETTYAPGATIAVFINPDDPAEYRFPQRALGPWLVGILPGAFFILMGLSVLRAPKKEPSTTGIPE, from the coding sequence ATGAAACAAAACGTCAAGTATGCCGCCATCTGGTTCTTGATCGGCTTTGCGCTGATCAAATTCCTCGGCTGGGACCAGCTGGCCGACCAGCGCGAAACCGCCGGGTGGCGGAAGATCGAAGCGACTGTGCAATCCTGCAACGTCACACTGGCCGGCAACCGAAGCGACTATAATCTCGGCATTCAATTCCGGGCGGACATCGACGACAGCATTCATTCCTATACCTGCTTCCGCAGCTCGGGGCCGAAGGGCCAGATGGATAAGCTGGCCGAAACCACCTATGCGCCCGGAGCAACGATTGCCGTTTTCATCAACCCGGACGATCCCGCCGAATACCGTTTCCCCCAGCGCGCCCTCGGCCCCTGGCTAGTGGGCATTCTCCCCGGTGCGTTTTTTATCCTGATGGGTCTGAGCGTATTGCGCGCCCCTAAAAAAGAACCATCAACAACCGGAATCCCGGAATGA
- a CDS encoding tetratricopeptide repeat protein, with protein sequence MKTFTNTLPSIQARAIRVITLLCIPASLLCAVLAVGCSSTTSSTPDHGQASEPIRTRLLLLKIQKALETNDVKQAWLLHEQWEAEEGPSADTCLLKAQLLSRMRADVAVQEETRKALLLFPESDKRAELLLLKAEAHTVVMEYPAAWHAYWIAMNLKSGGNLDSSSQQEAWRTLALTLAPHAEYHAAAIAELTASNEIVKKGEGLTPEELTERIRIATEHGADAVALHAAAMLLSMTEGVDNTIRAQTQQAATESLKRADELAGKASLAWREGRFPAAADLTRQALSIQPELPAALAVQWKAVSRQGDLASSIKALRQFWRTDATDLYIPEDQASDQAIAAGDWPLLFSLAEQALIIAPLRTDALDQRCMAAWAMGLDHYVKWPEPHPQIDSSLEGILSRSIDLWNMRWNVRYSNAIKSDHAKNRFEYWHENAWREKKNTEGEVGFSFVLTYQTPKGNEKEISLCLKPIFEKMHGSKRELYQRYREWLFNNDEASLKHLLETEGEEGLAALLAGQANILKDKELERKLLHRGLEDSSTSLPMRLFVYRSISTQATPRGLPPARSTTPILIQDLKDYDARALPGQRVALGMPEDQRETLKSGRYAPQTLPSSACVRLVNTIKGRKVSLNAGTQRPRLLELTDFEFTVFQQKNKTSEYSEQVWLVNDCKVNGYSLDVDTLFIANHSEGRLHDRIQVSGSGKLVMRGKGVSAENGLFIKDNGQAFFEDIHLNRIQLDGPDCRVNARQVAVYDIESTLFAINGASISSSGFIPLSMRSGIKTATQGDAPPPSFHANSPREPVSSKTASLPLERIPTLYYQGEAGTRFLLSDGSFVTATDRVNLRPGQIIEGQTTGTKLTSHTDFGDFPNLLRVKGPSGQATVVRNLEIDASGSPIPSGKQAAAIEVENAVLILDHVQQADNEKVRQAGSTGALAYLHVKHGGKVLIKNSTIHGKIVAEPGCEVFLSNVAGTQIVFEGGGRLFVDPANPVNDPVQVIGTFTNYFGPSGKVAFVEPKPDPDELARSRRTNSTLDDITDIDWPYFNTHAPKEPRTTKTVEVPVKEVAYRYAAGTLVRLSAGEHHSIYPSKNIKVTPGVVIQGNKEATEPKTTFDIIADPNKGYWGGIGVFGPSYKVAMISDVVLNLKQEDTHTWARGKGREVSAAIEVNDAYAILRNIRQINENGNKQAAQEGDLVFLHVKNGGKVLLENNLIHGKVIADPGCEVYLSKDNGAHFTFEGGGRIIVDPLFPPHQRVVVSGKGSLYAGPEKLVRYIGGAGDSAEKKRERNAAWAIASSTLESSWSRAKTTDERIAAVKTFSDAVFAAHKKSDLLDTDVDPYLLNALLPKFQSNREEAPYLYYASENRITSSYLMSHLEEMPHGWLIKNRFRAYRIAEVLSNNDTDKIAIYKRLAMLHPKSAGFEAFAQAIRNGKNPQIALSIGEAAELAERKASQAAAAARAEAEERRRADEAWNASLQYREPTRAGWQGGWSGSASAGGSGNSSWNDYKNNAEAQRKAAQAQQRERDMKNKIFKDKSFYQ encoded by the coding sequence GTGAAAACCTTCACGAATACGCTCCCCTCCATCCAGGCAAGAGCCATACGGGTTATCACCTTGCTCTGCATCCCGGCTTCACTGCTATGCGCCGTGCTGGCGGTAGGCTGCTCCTCCACGACCTCATCGACGCCCGATCACGGGCAGGCTTCGGAGCCGATCCGAACCAGATTGTTGTTGTTAAAGATTCAGAAGGCACTCGAAACCAATGATGTGAAGCAAGCATGGCTTCTCCATGAACAGTGGGAGGCCGAAGAAGGCCCATCCGCAGACACTTGTCTTTTGAAGGCCCAATTGCTTTCGCGCATGAGGGCAGATGTTGCCGTACAGGAAGAAACGCGGAAGGCATTATTGCTGTTCCCCGAAAGCGACAAAAGGGCAGAGCTGCTCCTGCTGAAGGCGGAGGCCCATACGGTCGTTATGGAATACCCCGCCGCCTGGCACGCGTACTGGATCGCGATGAACCTCAAATCCGGCGGCAACCTTGATTCAAGTTCGCAGCAGGAGGCATGGCGCACCTTGGCCTTGACCCTTGCCCCCCATGCCGAATATCACGCTGCAGCCATAGCGGAACTCACTGCCAGCAATGAAATTGTTAAAAAGGGGGAAGGCCTCACGCCAGAGGAACTGACGGAACGAATCCGCATTGCGACAGAACACGGCGCGGACGCGGTTGCGCTACATGCCGCAGCCATGCTGCTCAGCATGACGGAAGGTGTGGACAACACCATCCGCGCACAGACCCAACAAGCGGCAACGGAATCGTTAAAGAGGGCTGACGAACTCGCCGGGAAGGCATCCCTCGCCTGGAGGGAAGGACGGTTTCCAGCAGCGGCGGATCTAACCCGCCAGGCGCTGTCGATTCAGCCGGAACTCCCGGCCGCGCTTGCGGTTCAGTGGAAAGCCGTATCTCGGCAGGGCGATCTTGCCTCATCGATCAAGGCGCTCAGGCAATTCTGGCGTACCGACGCGACGGACCTTTACATTCCCGAAGACCAAGCCTCGGACCAAGCCATCGCGGCGGGAGACTGGCCCCTGCTCTTTTCCCTCGCCGAACAAGCCCTGATCATCGCGCCCCTGCGCACGGATGCGCTTGACCAACGGTGCATGGCCGCCTGGGCGATGGGTCTCGATCATTATGTCAAGTGGCCGGAACCCCACCCCCAGATTGACTCTTCACTGGAAGGAATACTCAGTCGATCCATTGATTTATGGAACATGCGGTGGAACGTGCGATATTCCAACGCAATCAAATCGGACCATGCCAAAAATCGCTTCGAGTATTGGCACGAAAACGCGTGGCGCGAAAAAAAGAACACGGAAGGCGAGGTTGGATTTTCTTTTGTGCTTACCTACCAGACCCCCAAGGGGAACGAAAAAGAGATCTCGCTCTGCCTAAAACCCATCTTCGAAAAAATGCATGGATCCAAACGGGAACTCTACCAGCGCTACCGGGAATGGCTGTTTAATAATGACGAGGCCTCTCTCAAGCACCTGCTCGAAACGGAAGGAGAAGAAGGGTTAGCCGCCCTGCTTGCCGGGCAGGCGAACATTTTAAAAGATAAGGAACTGGAGCGGAAGCTTCTGCACCGGGGGCTGGAAGATTCCTCGACCTCCCTGCCGATGCGCCTGTTTGTCTACCGCTCCATATCCACCCAAGCCACCCCCCGGGGACTTCCTCCGGCGCGATCCACGACACCGATCCTGATCCAGGATCTTAAGGACTACGATGCAAGGGCGCTGCCTGGGCAACGGGTTGCCTTGGGAATGCCCGAAGATCAGAGAGAAACCCTGAAAAGCGGGAGGTATGCCCCCCAAACCCTCCCTTCATCCGCATGTGTACGTTTGGTCAATACCATTAAGGGACGAAAGGTTTCGCTGAATGCTGGCACCCAGCGGCCCCGGCTGCTGGAACTGACCGACTTCGAATTCACCGTTTTCCAACAGAAAAACAAAACCTCGGAATATTCGGAGCAGGTGTGGCTGGTAAACGATTGCAAGGTGAACGGGTATTCCCTTGATGTGGACACGCTATTCATCGCGAACCATTCCGAAGGACGCCTTCATGATAGAATCCAGGTAAGCGGTTCGGGAAAACTGGTCATGCGCGGAAAGGGTGTTTCCGCAGAAAACGGTCTCTTCATAAAAGATAACGGCCAGGCCTTTTTCGAGGACATCCATCTGAATCGCATTCAACTCGATGGACCGGATTGCCGCGTCAACGCGAGGCAGGTGGCTGTCTATGATATAGAAAGCACCTTATTTGCAATCAATGGGGCATCCATCTCAAGTAGCGGCTTCATCCCTCTCAGCATGCGATCCGGCATCAAGACCGCAACGCAGGGCGACGCCCCTCCCCCATCCTTCCATGCCAACTCGCCAAGGGAACCCGTTTCTTCAAAAACGGCAAGCCTGCCTCTCGAAAGGATCCCAACGCTCTATTACCAGGGGGAGGCGGGAACACGGTTCCTCCTTTCAGATGGCTCATTCGTAACGGCGACCGACCGGGTTAACCTGCGGCCGGGACAAATCATTGAAGGTCAAACCACGGGCACCAAACTGACCTCGCATACCGACTTCGGCGACTTCCCAAACCTTTTGCGCGTCAAAGGCCCTTCCGGGCAGGCCACTGTCGTCCGGAATTTGGAAATCGATGCTTCAGGGTCTCCGATCCCCTCCGGGAAACAGGCCGCGGCAATCGAAGTCGAAAACGCTGTGCTCATTTTGGACCACGTCCAGCAAGCGGACAACGAAAAGGTGCGGCAGGCGGGAAGCACCGGTGCGCTCGCATATCTGCACGTCAAGCATGGCGGCAAAGTCCTCATCAAGAACAGCACGATCCATGGCAAGATCGTTGCGGAGCCGGGTTGCGAAGTATTCCTTTCAAACGTGGCGGGAACGCAGATCGTATTCGAGGGCGGCGGGCGGCTGTTCGTTGATCCGGCGAACCCGGTGAACGATCCGGTCCAAGTGATCGGAACCTTCACAAACTATTTCGGCCCGTCGGGCAAAGTAGCCTTTGTCGAACCGAAACCCGATCCTGACGAGCTGGCGCGTTCACGGCGCACTAATTCCACGTTGGACGACATCACCGACATCGACTGGCCATACTTCAACACACACGCGCCCAAAGAACCCCGTACGACCAAAACCGTTGAGGTGCCCGTCAAGGAAGTAGCATATCGCTATGCGGCCGGCACACTCGTTCGGCTGTCAGCAGGTGAACACCACTCGATCTATCCCAGCAAAAACATCAAGGTGACCCCTGGCGTTGTCATCCAAGGGAACAAGGAAGCGACGGAGCCGAAAACGACGTTTGATATCATCGCCGATCCCAACAAGGGGTATTGGGGAGGTATCGGCGTTTTTGGCCCCTCCTATAAAGTGGCCATGATCAGCGATGTCGTCCTGAACCTGAAACAGGAAGATACCCATACGTGGGCGCGCGGGAAGGGGCGAGAGGTATCCGCGGCCATCGAGGTCAACGACGCCTATGCCATCCTGCGCAATATTCGGCAGATCAATGAAAACGGAAACAAGCAAGCCGCCCAGGAAGGGGATCTTGTTTTCCTGCACGTTAAGAATGGCGGGAAGGTGCTGCTCGAAAACAACTTGATCCATGGGAAGGTAATCGCGGATCCCGGTTGCGAGGTCTACCTCTCCAAGGATAACGGAGCTCATTTTACATTTGAAGGAGGAGGGCGGATCATAGTTGATCCTTTATTCCCCCCCCATCAGCGTGTGGTTGTGAGCGGGAAAGGTTCCCTGTATGCCGGGCCCGAGAAACTGGTTCGATACATTGGCGGCGCAGGTGATTCCGCTGAAAAGAAACGAGAAAGGAACGCGGCATGGGCGATTGCATCTTCAACGCTCGAGTCTTCGTGGAGCCGCGCGAAAACAACGGATGAGCGAATCGCAGCGGTGAAAACCTTTTCCGACGCCGTCTTCGCGGCCCACAAAAAATCAGATCTTTTGGATACCGATGTCGATCCCTATTTACTGAACGCGCTGCTTCCCAAGTTCCAATCCAATCGGGAAGAGGCCCCTTATCTTTACTATGCATCCGAAAACCGAATTACAAGTTCCTACCTCATGAGCCACCTGGAAGAGATGCCGCACGGATGGTTGATAAAAAATCGATTCCGTGCTTATCGGATAGCGGAAGTGTTATCGAATAACGATACGGACAAAATCGCTATATATAAGCGTCTGGCAATGTTACATCCAAAAAGCGCAGGCTTTGAGGCCTTTGCACAAGCCATTCGCAACGGGAAAAATCCTCAGATCGCCTTATCGATTGGAGAAGCCGCCGAGTTGGCGGAAAGAAAAGCGTCACAGGCGGCCGCAGCCGCTCGTGCCGAAGCTGAAGAACGACGCCGGGCGGATGAGGCGTGGAACGCCTCTCTGCAGTATCGCGAACCAACTAGGGCCGGCTGGCAAGGCGGCTGGTCGGGTTCAGCCTCCGCCGGGGGGTCGGGCAACTCCTCCTGGAACGATTATAAAAACAACGCGGAAGCCCAACGGAAAGCCGCGCAGGCGCAACAACGAGAACGCGACATGAAGAATAAAATTTTCAAAGACAAGAGTTTCTACCAATAG
- a CDS encoding MltF family protein has translation MTKLLMAAVILLGASAHADLEALPRGLEEANKKGVQLDLEALKERGFIRVLTRNNPACYFMHRGQLMGFEYELAQHFAKKHGLEVLVIVPDNWSDMGQYLRDGRADMIAATVTITKERFERKSDLQFCHYYGEFYEDIVGRADDRSIKSVEDLKGRSIYVRASSSYYESLVNLQDQSKVRFKIKLVPESMETFEILDKVASGEFDLTCADRTLLNQSVRLGERLKPILKLNRPRTYGWVVRDNQPQLRAAVDAYFEKELGGSTFNTIYNRYFNLSRNTTLDDKFNTMEPGQISPYDDLVKKHAATYEFPWTLICSQMFQESSFREDAVSWSGAQGLMQLMPATAKEVGVKNPFDPDDNIRGGTYYLKKQYRRVPDEVDTVNTTCFALASYNGGYGHLIDARKLAKQLGKDPNVWTDNVDHAYALLSEPYYSKRAKYGYCRSEEIIGYVRKIMSRYIAYDAAINTSIAP, from the coding sequence ATGACCAAACTACTGATGGCAGCAGTTATTCTACTCGGGGCATCTGCCCATGCCGACCTCGAAGCCCTTCCCCGCGGACTGGAGGAAGCGAACAAGAAAGGTGTTCAACTCGACCTCGAAGCGCTTAAGGAGCGCGGGTTCATCCGGGTGCTGACACGCAACAACCCGGCGTGCTATTTCATGCACCGCGGCCAACTGATGGGCTTTGAATACGAACTGGCCCAGCACTTCGCCAAAAAGCATGGGCTCGAAGTGCTCGTCATCGTTCCAGACAACTGGAGCGACATGGGCCAGTATTTGCGCGACGGACGGGCCGACATGATTGCCGCAACCGTCACCATCACCAAGGAACGCTTTGAGAGAAAAAGCGATCTTCAATTCTGCCACTACTACGGCGAATTCTACGAAGACATTGTCGGGCGCGCCGACGACCGTTCCATCAAGAGCGTCGAGGATCTAAAGGGGCGCTCGATCTATGTTCGCGCATCGAGCTCCTACTATGAATCGCTGGTCAACCTGCAGGACCAGAGCAAGGTAAGATTCAAGATAAAGCTCGTCCCCGAAAGCATGGAGACCTTCGAGATCCTCGACAAGGTCGCCAGCGGCGAATTCGACCTGACCTGTGCGGACCGCACTCTACTGAACCAGAGCGTCCGCCTGGGCGAACGGCTCAAACCCATTCTGAAGCTCAACCGTCCCCGTACCTATGGATGGGTAGTCCGCGACAACCAGCCCCAGCTGCGCGCCGCTGTCGATGCGTATTTCGAAAAAGAGCTGGGCGGGTCAACCTTCAACACCATCTACAACCGCTATTTCAACCTATCGCGCAATACCACGCTCGACGACAAGTTCAACACGATGGAGCCCGGACAAATCTCGCCCTACGACGACCTGGTGAAAAAGCATGCGGCGACCTACGAATTCCCGTGGACACTGATCTGCTCGCAAATGTTCCAGGAAAGCAGCTTCCGGGAGGACGCCGTTTCATGGTCGGGTGCACAGGGCCTGATGCAGCTGATGCCGGCCACCGCCAAGGAGGTCGGCGTGAAGAATCCGTTCGATCCAGACGACAACATCCGCGGCGGAACCTACTATCTGAAAAAGCAGTACCGGCGCGTTCCGGACGAGGTTGATACCGTCAACACCACCTGCTTTGCCCTCGCCTCGTACAACGGGGGCTACGGCCACCTGATCGATGCCCGCAAGCTCGCGAAGCAGCTTGGCAAGGATCCAAACGTCTGGACGGACAACGTCGACCATGCCTACGCGCTGCTCTCCGAGCCCTACTATTCCAAACGCGCAAAGTATGGCTACTGCCGCAGCGAGGAAATCATTGGCTACGTCCGCAAGATCATGAGCCGCTATATCGCCTACGACGCGGCCATCAACACCTCCATCGCACCATAG
- the trpD gene encoding anthranilate phosphoribosyltransferase yields the protein MIKEAIAKLVSKETLSRAEAAGAMTDIMSGNATEAQIGAFITGLRLTGETPEAIAGCAEVMRANATKIKCDDPNAVDIVGTGGDGAHTFNISTTSAFVIAGAGVTVAKHGSYGVSSKCGAANVLQELGVNIQYTPQRMEECLAELGIAFLFAPGLHPAMKHVVGPRRELGVWSIFNILGPLCNPAGVKNGIMGVFKPELVPIVSDACAQLEMNYQFIVHGNDGLDEFTTTTTTMVTEIRRGKVESYEVQPAGLGLETASASDLTGGEPAENAELTYALLKGEKGPKRDIVLLNSAFAIMAGGKADNPKDGLALAAESIDSGAALQKLESLAKMSHG from the coding sequence ATGATCAAAGAAGCCATTGCCAAACTCGTCAGCAAGGAAACCCTCAGCCGCGCGGAGGCCGCGGGAGCGATGACCGACATTATGTCGGGCAACGCCACCGAGGCGCAGATCGGCGCGTTCATTACCGGGCTTCGGTTGACGGGCGAGACGCCGGAAGCCATTGCGGGCTGTGCCGAGGTGATGCGGGCCAATGCCACCAAGATTAAATGCGACGATCCCAACGCGGTCGACATTGTCGGCACCGGCGGCGATGGCGCCCACACCTTCAACATTTCCACCACCTCCGCCTTCGTGATTGCCGGTGCGGGCGTAACGGTCGCCAAGCATGGCTCCTACGGCGTATCGAGCAAGTGCGGTGCGGCCAACGTCCTGCAAGAACTGGGCGTGAACATACAGTATACCCCGCAGCGCATGGAGGAGTGCCTGGCCGAGCTCGGCATCGCGTTCCTGTTTGCGCCGGGCCTGCACCCGGCCATGAAACACGTGGTTGGCCCGCGCCGCGAGCTGGGCGTCTGGAGCATCTTCAATATTCTCGGCCCGCTCTGCAATCCGGCGGGCGTCAAGAACGGCATCATGGGCGTCTTCAAACCGGAGCTGGTGCCGATCGTCTCCGACGCCTGCGCCCAGCTGGAAATGAACTACCAGTTCATCGTGCACGGCAACGACGGTCTCGACGAGTTCACCACAACCACGACAACCATGGTCACCGAAATCCGCCGCGGCAAGGTCGAGAGCTACGAAGTCCAACCCGCCGGACTCGGCCTGGAAACGGCTTCCGCATCCGACCTGACTGGCGGCGAGCCGGCCGAGAACGCCGAACTGACCTATGCCCTGCTCAAAGGCGAAAAGGGGCCGAAGCGCGATATTGTCCTGCTCAACTCCGCCTTTGCCATCATGGCCGGCGGCAAGGCCGACAATCCGAAGGACGGCCTCGCCCTCGCCGCCGAATCGATCGACTCCGGCGCTGCCTTGCAGAAACTTGAATCGCTGGCCAAAATGTCCCACGGATAA
- a CDS encoding ORF6N domain-containing protein: MNELKPIEPLILTLRGQRVILDADLAGIYGVETKTVE; the protein is encoded by the coding sequence ATGAATGAGCTGAAGCCGATTGAGCCGCTGATCCTTACGCTACGAGGACAACGTGTGATTCTCGATGCCGACTTGGCGGGAATCTATGGGGTGGAGACAAAAACGGTTGAATGA
- a CDS encoding ORF6N domain-containing protein yields MNEQVKRNADRFPEDFMFRLRDDEKAEVVANCDHLQKLKFSPQLPYVFTEHGAIMAASILNSPEAVAMSVFVVRAFVQMRERLTANAEILKRLAEIDTTLLEHDQALRTIWQNLQPLLEPPPDPPKRKIGFDYKGDGK; encoded by the coding sequence TTGAATGAACAGGTAAAGCGTAATGCCGACCGTTTTCCGGAAGATTTCATGTTTCGGCTAAGGGATGACGAAAAAGCAGAGGTGGTCGCAAATTGCGACCACCTCCAAAAACTCAAGTTTTCCCCGCAACTCCCGTATGTCTTCACTGAACATGGTGCAATTATGGCCGCATCTATCCTCAACAGCCCAGAGGCGGTGGCGATGAGCGTGTTCGTCGTGCGGGCTTTTGTGCAGATGCGGGAGCGGTTGACAGCCAACGCGGAAATCCTAAAACGGCTTGCCGAGATCGATACGACCCTGCTGGAACACGACCAGGCGCTACGTACGATCTGGCAAAACCTCCAGCCCCTGCTGGAGCCACCGCCCGATCCGCCCAAACGTAAGATCGGTTTCGACTACAAGGGAGATGGGAAGTAA
- a CDS encoding M23 family metallopeptidase, with translation MMAVAVLIQRMLAVVFAGLVLASKGFSVVGSNEVLYLSWHAESNVAYQVQHAADLDDGEWSNAVDVVVGAGNSIMTTVTNQTGEEEASHAYFRLAKTYPSAEEAVFQNMLTPVYYNAVSNDAFRAEVDRFVYYAGKEGFHHPLMDGTGQVPSYTVPGWGEFGATKPVMGTPQSYHPASDLQVGAREVAVQLFAAHDGVVAVYRDADKYRHYLAITMDIMDADGVVVGKISTLYGHIDLDLDEADGLWMDGKAVQKGELVSRNLYSGTMGGPHLHFEIRYYRADDAGAEEFYGGPAYSEPSAGPWLYGYWDPQIGYGFADPVNHGFAF, from the coding sequence ATGATGGCTGTAGCGGTATTGATTCAGAGAATGCTGGCGGTGGTTTTTGCGGGGTTGGTTCTCGCAAGTAAAGGGTTTTCGGTGGTGGGCAGCAATGAGGTTCTCTATCTTTCATGGCATGCAGAATCGAATGTTGCCTATCAAGTCCAGCACGCGGCTGATTTGGACGATGGCGAGTGGAGTAACGCGGTTGACGTGGTGGTTGGAGCCGGGAATTCGATAATGACGACGGTGACGAACCAGACCGGTGAGGAGGAGGCTTCTCATGCATATTTCAGGTTGGCCAAAACCTATCCCTCGGCCGAGGAAGCGGTATTTCAAAACATGCTGACGCCTGTTTATTATAATGCCGTGAGCAACGATGCGTTTCGGGCCGAGGTGGATCGCTTTGTATACTACGCCGGCAAGGAGGGTTTTCATCACCCGTTGATGGACGGTACCGGTCAGGTTCCCTCATATACTGTTCCTGGTTGGGGCGAGTTTGGAGCAACCAAACCGGTTATGGGCACACCGCAGTCGTATCATCCGGCATCGGATCTGCAGGTGGGAGCCAGGGAGGTGGCCGTACAGCTCTTTGCCGCCCATGATGGTGTGGTGGCGGTTTATCGGGATGCCGATAAATATCGCCACTATCTGGCCATTACGATGGATATCATGGATGCCGACGGTGTGGTTGTTGGAAAGATTTCCACGTTGTATGGACATATCGATCTGGATTTGGATGAAGCCGACGGTCTATGGATGGATGGCAAGGCCGTGCAGAAGGGCGAACTGGTTTCCCGAAATCTGTATAGCGGCACGATGGGCGGACCGCATCTGCACTTTGAAATCCGCTATTACAGGGCGGATGATGCCGGCGCTGAAGAGTTTTATGGCGGTCCGGCATATTCCGAACCGTCGGCGGGGCCTTGGCTGTATGGCTATTGGGATCCTCAGATTGGTTATGGCTTTGCGGATCCGGTCAACCACGGGTTTGCGTTTTAG
- the rplT gene encoding 50S ribosomal protein L20 → MPRATNGPASRRRRNNRLKLAKGFRGARSKLFRQATEAVDRAQAMAYVHRKHKKRNFRRLWIVRVNAACRMNGISYSRFIDGCNKAGITINRKMLSEIAIHDAEGFAKVVETAKAKIA, encoded by the coding sequence ATGCCAAGAGCAACCAATGGACCGGCCTCGCGCCGGAGACGTAACAACCGCCTGAAACTCGCCAAGGGTTTCCGTGGCGCACGTAGCAAGCTTTTCCGCCAGGCTACCGAAGCCGTAGACCGCGCACAGGCCATGGCCTATGTGCACCGCAAGCACAAGAAACGCAACTTCCGCCGCCTGTGGATTGTTCGCGTGAACGCCGCTTGCCGCATGAACGGCATTTCCTACAGCCGCTTCATCGATGGCTGCAACAAGGCCGGCATCACCATCAACCGCAAGATGCTTTCGGAAATCGCCATTCACGATGCCGAAGGATTCGCCAAAGTGGTTGAAACAGCAAAAGCGAAGATTGCTTAA